A region of the Silene latifolia isolate original U9 population chromosome 9, ASM4854445v1, whole genome shotgun sequence genome:
AGTTGAAGAAGGAGAGATTAAGGATGGAGGTTAAGTATTTGAAGGATGAGTTAAGTAGACATTCAAAAGGGGAAAAAATGCTTATGTATGCATTAATTTGTTCTTGGATAATTTTTGCTTTCAGTTGGATGGTTAAGATGTAAGCACTGTGCAATGTAAAACTGATGAAGATGTAATTGGATGAAGGATTATCTAATAAATTATGGTTTTCATTGCAACCAAATTGTCTTATCAAGTCTTACATAAGTTTGCCAATACTTAACAATTCAAACAAAAACTAGCTGCAACATCATAGTACAGTACATGTTACTGAACTTCTTGAGTTCATCAGTTTGCTAGCTAAGTACTACATAATACTGGACTGACTACATAAACTTCTCAGTTACTGAACTTCTCAATCACATCTTCAAACAATCTGGTTTACTGTTTCTTGAGTACTTGGGCCTTCTTGTCCATTAACCCAGATGCTTGTTGGTCCACTAGTACTACCAACAACCTGCATTTACAAAGTATCTGTCACTGCACTGCTGTTCTGAACAAATTGAAGTGATCAAATAACAACAAATCTGGTTGAACTAACTGAACTTGATGTCAAAATGATAAACTTACATATGTAAATGCATTTCCTTGTTCATCAAATAACACTTCAAATCCTTGAGGTGCCtgcaaaaaaaatgaaatcactTTGTTAATGAACTGATCCATTACTTAACTAAAACAAATGGGAACAACTTACCCTAGATCTTCCACCACCCCTTCTACCACCTCTTCTACCACCTCTTGAAGACCCCCTTCCACCACCTCTGCCACTTAATATAACCCTTCCACTCCTACCAAGTCTTGTTGGTTGTGCTGTGGCTTCATGGTGACTTTGAGATGCCTGAGCAGCTGACTGTGAAGTGGCATCAACCCTTGGATGTTTTCTAGGCCTGCCCATTGGTCTTTTTTCTGGTGGTTGTTGTGCTTTGTCCTTAtcaggacactttcttttgttaTGAGTTTTGGATTTGCAAACAGAGCAGCTCATTTCAATGCCATGCTTTGTTAGCCTTCCTTTATTTTTTGGATCCTCATGTGGATCCCTCCTCCTATTCTTCCTAGTCCTACCAGGCCCTACCTTAATGGGTGGGGGATTCAGAGGCAAGTCCCTCTTTGGCCAATGTCTCTGACCAGGTACAGGAGTTATCCCAAGATTGTAGGCCATCAGGTAAGCCTCTCTCTTATAATagtccactactacaaatccaggcaactacaacgcccctttaacaacgattattcacgaaaatcacaatagacgttgtagaatgtatggcgcgaattttactaaaatcaattacaacgggtatggttataaaaactgttgttattagttttaacaacgggtcacacatgcacaaccgttgttaataatttggcgcaaaattggcgcaaagttagtgaaaagtaatcacaacggttatttttgaaacccgttgttaaaactaatttAACAACGGGtcttttttacaaccgttgttaaaacatatttcacaacggttgttgtttaataaccgttgtcaataccttccatactataaaccacacaaacagaagtctgctgcagccacaaaacacaacccttaatacacaaacacaaacacagcagacaaacaaacacaaattaaaacacatacacactctctttctctctttctctatttctctctttctcatcgtcgctttatcttctcgccgtcactgtgatttcatcgtctattacgttctgtatttatcaggtaaatctcgccgtcactgttagtttcatcgtcattattttctttttctatttatttgttttgcatgtatgtgtttttatcgaccattatgttatttgtttaagtattgttcgcataattagttactaaaacaatgaagaagtaagataaacataattaatatatatatatatatatatatttataaatacataaattaaaaaaaaaaaattacatatgtaaaaatgcaattcttatattttcatggaggatcttattgtgctctatcgtatccgtcctctcctccttggctatttggaggttccgttcagcagttgctatatcgtcatatagccgcaatcgccgctccgtcaagccattttctttggcgtgcttggtgcggatcgagcttccgcaaggtagctctgaaactttcctcaatatggaggaaccggcggatgaagttgttgttgttctcgatcatggtaagagtctttaggatgaaatcattcattttgttagagttttttgagtttgatttgaaagattatgtagagtttgttttaacagttagactttggagatgaatatatgagataatggaaatgttagttgagatatgcaatgtatttatactaagcaatgtgtgggttgagttaattgctttttaattaatatatatgttaggaagttgtgccataataatcatcatcatatctctcaataatgctgcttcaaatcctattactaacccttctcattccatattatccgttcatatgtacagtgatgtcagtaataatgcatgcatcggaattctaacaggccgtaattatgcatgcatctagtaatatttaatttaatttttttttattttttaagaacaaacaacaacggttattgagaaacaacccgttgtctttagttataacaacggttttgtatattacaacccgttgttataactttccccccaaaattgagtcactttccacaacgggtttttatacataaaaccgttgttaatagttttaacaacggtttcgttaagtaaaccaaccgttgttaaaaccttctacaacggacgctttaacaacgtccgcttttttatataacaacggtttttgaccgttgttatagcctgtatctgtagtagtggtcaGAAACATAGTCTTCTGCATGGCCATGTATACTGAATATAGCAGAAACAGCATGGCTACAAGGGATACCTGTCAAGTCCCATTTCTTACATGTACATGTTCTGGCTTCTAAGTCCACAGTTAGGCCATCAATCCCATCCTGCACTTGAAATAGAGTAGGCTTAGATGGTAAGACTTTACATGTAGAAGCCTTATCCTCCTCTATTTCAAGCCTCTCTTGAACCCTTGGACAAACAACATGTGTACTCCCCTCCATATCCATTTTTTTCTCAACCAACCTTTTCATAATGGAAGTCCTAATGTCTTCAAGCATGTAAATGAGGTGTTTGGATCTTGCATTGATTATGTAGGCATTAAATGTCTCAGACATGTTACTTACAATGACATCATTTTGGGTGTGATTTGAAATGAATGCTCTACAGAAGAGGGTTGGGTTACAGGCAAGGAAAGCTTCAGCAGCTTTTGGATCAGCTTCCTTGAGGGTTTCTAAGGCATCAGTGAAGTCAGCCTCATTATAGGCCTTAACACAAGACCAGAACATCATCTTCATGTATTCTCCCTTGTAAGTCTTGTGCCAGTTTGCAAATATATGTCTGGCACAATGTCTATGCTCAGCTCTAGGGAATTCCTGGGCTACCATGGTCACTATACTCTACAAGACAATAAATAAGCATGTATAAGTTCAAGTTgtttgttttggtaaaaatttaccgattacgaattaattatgtgagtgatagtgaaTATCCTAATGTCAATTACGATTTAAACGCAGTGATGAGAATAACGAAAGAAAGACAAGCGAAAAGAATGACACGTGGGATTTTTGGTGACgtggaaaacccggtgtgggaacaactgcggggggagtcggaatcccgccaacttTGCACTATAATCCGTGTAAAATGctcaagtaaggaaatacaattaTGTTATTGTCAGTGAAATATTGCtgatcgttgatgggatttttaGGAGGGAAGTGCTGCTTGATTTTAGCCTTGAATGCCCCTTGTGTGCTGGTCTTCTCATCCTTATATAGCTGCTGGAATTAGACCTAGGGTTACTGGACTTCTCCCTGCGTCTGCTCCTGGAATCTCGGGCTGTTACCATGAAGATAGGTAACAGTTGTTGAAAAAGTCCAAGCCCAATCTTCCCTTCCTTTTGTACGTGGGTTTCTTCCTTAGCCCATATTATAGTGTGTTTGTTGCTTTTTGATCCCATGGTCCACAATGTGCCACCTCAGCGATCCCTCTCTCCTCTCATTCACCAATTACCGCGCGCCACGCTGTCACTCTTTAGCCGCTTTTTCTGCCAGTAGAATAATGCCACGTCACAGGTGCTAAGTGGTATTTTTATCCATAACATTGTAAATGTAAAATGTATTAGTGTTTGGCAGAAGTATGTTTATATACCTGATGCTGGTCAGATATAATAGTCATTCCATGACCATCTTCTTCTCCTATGCTCATCTTCAGTTGTTTGAAAAACCACTCATAGCTTTCATTATTCTCACCTTTCACTACTGCCCAAGCTAAAGGGAACATTTGCTCATTCCCATCCCTACCAACAGCTGCTAT
Encoded here:
- the LOC141601136 gene encoding uncharacterized protein LOC141601136, with amino-acid sequence MAALEDTNSTNFLGGQLIAAVGRDGNEQMFPLAWAVVKGENNESYEWFFKQLKMSIGEEDGHGMTIISDQHQSIVTMVAQEFPRAEHRHCARHIFANWHKTYKGEYMKMMFWSCVKAYNEADFTDALETLKEADPKAAEAFLACNPTLFCRAFISNHTQNDVIVSNMSETFNAYIINARSKHLIYMLEDIRTSIMKRLVEKKMDMEGSTHVVCPRVQERLEIEEDKASTCKVLPSKPTLFQVQDGIDGLTVDLEARTCTCKKWDLTGIPCSHAVSAIFSIHGHAEDYVSDHYYRYRL